A single genomic interval of Arachis duranensis cultivar V14167 chromosome 7, aradu.V14167.gnm2.J7QH, whole genome shotgun sequence harbors:
- the LOC110273845 gene encoding uncharacterized protein LOC110273845 isoform X1, which translates to MDDPLANYWGLSLFPQPTGVTASSSSKPYDPNYDLDSIHNHLRSRILQILADELKAVICENPGLFDSKISSDPACHEENDVVAEEILQILADELKAVICENPGLFDSKISSDPACHEENDNPACHEENDVVAEEVLEFPRNRRPALGLSQSVESLIPRQDLDKPKDPAEFFLAHERLERKTMHLFLSDEEFVQCSGDTATVAAKADACIRSLLQEFDALRARADASDQQNEVLKERLQELEGKLKEKEESKVDEEIRERPEESKVEEEIRERPHGRPRGRPPFRRYYTGHGRPRKRPRT; encoded by the exons ATGGATGATCCTCTCGCCAACTATTGGGGTCTCTCCCTCTTTCCCCAACCTACTGGTGTCACTGCTTCTTCCTCTTCGAAGCCCTACGATCCCAACTACGATCTGGACTCCATCCATAACCATCTCAGATCCAGG ATACTGCAGATTCTTGCTGATGAGTTGAAAGCTGTGATATGTGAAAATCCTGGACTGTTTGACTCTAAAATCTCGAGTGATCCAGCATGTCATGAAGAAAATGATGTTGTTGCTGAAGAG ATACTGCAGATTCTTGCTGATGAGTTGAAAGCTGTGATATGTGAAAATCCTGGACTGTTTGACTCTAAAATCTCGAGTGATCCAGCATGTCATGAAGAAAATGATAATCCAGCATGTCATGAAGAAAATGATGTTGTTGCTGAAGAGGTTTTGGAGTTTCCTCGAAACCGGAGACCTGCTTTAGGCCTGAG TCAATCTGTTGAGAGTTTGATACCAAGGCAGGACCTTGATAAACCGAAAGATCCAGCGGAATTCTTCTTGGCCCATGAACGGCTAGAAA GAAAAACAATGCATTTGTTCCTCTCAGACGAGGAATTTGTGCAGTGCTCCGGCGACACCGCCACCGTTGCGGCGAAGGCTGACGCCTGCATCCGCAGCCTTCTCCAGGAGTTCGACGCGCTCCGTGCCCGCGCCGACGCCTCTGACCAGCAGAACGAAGTCCTGAAAGAACGGTTGCAGGAGCTCGAGGGAAAAttgaaagagaaggaagaatCCAAGGTCGACGAAGAGATTCGTGAAAGACCAGAAGAATCCAAGGTCGAGGAGGAGATTCGTGAAAGACCACATGGAAGACCACGTGGAAGACCCCCTTTTCGGAGGTATTACACAGGTCATGGGCGGCCTAGGAAGCGGCCGCGGACTTAA
- the LOC110273845 gene encoding uncharacterized protein LOC110273845 isoform X2, whose protein sequence is MDDPLANYWGLSLFPQPTGVTASSSSKPYDPNYDLDSIHNHLRSRILQILADELKAVICENPGLFDSKISSDPACHEENDNPACHEENDVVAEEVLEFPRNRRPALGLSQSVESLIPRQDLDKPKDPAEFFLAHERLERKTMHLFLSDEEFVQCSGDTATVAAKADACIRSLLQEFDALRARADASDQQNEVLKERLQELEGKLKEKEESKVDEEIRERPEESKVEEEIRERPHGRPRGRPPFRRYYTGHGRPRKRPRT, encoded by the exons ATGGATGATCCTCTCGCCAACTATTGGGGTCTCTCCCTCTTTCCCCAACCTACTGGTGTCACTGCTTCTTCCTCTTCGAAGCCCTACGATCCCAACTACGATCTGGACTCCATCCATAACCATCTCAGATCCAGG ATACTGCAGATTCTTGCTGATGAGTTGAAAGCTGTGATATGTGAAAATCCTGGACTGTTTGACTCTAAAATCTCGAGTGATCCAGCATGTCATGAAGAAAATGATAATCCAGCATGTCATGAAGAAAATGATGTTGTTGCTGAAGAGGTTTTGGAGTTTCCTCGAAACCGGAGACCTGCTTTAGGCCTGAG TCAATCTGTTGAGAGTTTGATACCAAGGCAGGACCTTGATAAACCGAAAGATCCAGCGGAATTCTTCTTGGCCCATGAACGGCTAGAAA GAAAAACAATGCATTTGTTCCTCTCAGACGAGGAATTTGTGCAGTGCTCCGGCGACACCGCCACCGTTGCGGCGAAGGCTGACGCCTGCATCCGCAGCCTTCTCCAGGAGTTCGACGCGCTCCGTGCCCGCGCCGACGCCTCTGACCAGCAGAACGAAGTCCTGAAAGAACGGTTGCAGGAGCTCGAGGGAAAAttgaaagagaaggaagaatCCAAGGTCGACGAAGAGATTCGTGAAAGACCAGAAGAATCCAAGGTCGAGGAGGAGATTCGTGAAAGACCACATGGAAGACCACGTGGAAGACCCCCTTTTCGGAGGTATTACACAGGTCATGGGCGGCCTAGGAAGCGGCCGCGGACTTAA